The following are encoded together in the Halopseudomonas salegens genome:
- a CDS encoding ester cyclase → MGRFTAALCVITTVLLATTACAEEDVEAAINKEATRIFFEGVFNEGITDIVEFSLADNYTYNGHPSAADGTIKWAESLRKTYPDLHFAINDLIGEGHKVAIRWTMTGTGSDGVEITTSGTNIITFKDGQAVSNWQNGGTPADVHPVKK, encoded by the coding sequence ATGGGACGTTTTACTGCAGCATTGTGTGTTATCACGACCGTCTTGCTGGCTACCACCGCCTGCGCAGAAGAGGACGTTGAGGCCGCCATCAACAAGGAAGCAACACGCATATTTTTTGAGGGTGTTTTCAACGAGGGCATAACAGACATTGTCGAGTTCAGCCTGGCAGACAACTACACTTACAACGGCCACCCGTCGGCGGCTGACGGAACAATCAAGTGGGCGGAATCTTTACGCAAAACATACCCCGACTTGCATTTCGCCATTAACGACCTGATTGGTGAAGGCCACAAAGTGGCGATACGCTGGACCATGACAGGCACCGGTTCCGACGGGGTGGAGATCACCACATCCGGTACCAACATCATAACCTTCAAGGATGGCCAGGCTGTATCCAACTGGCAGAACGGCGGCACACCAGCTGACGTGCATCCGGTAAAGAAATAG
- a CDS encoding multidrug effflux MFS transporter, whose amino-acid sequence MPLKILLILGGLSAFGPLAIDLYLPAFPTMARAFATSTDQIQLSLSAYFIGLACGQILYGPVADRFGRRKPLLFGIGLFCSASLLCAFAPTLEWLIAGRFLQALGGCAGMVVTRAVIRDLCSPLEAARAFSKLMLVMGVAPILAPLLGGYLLVWTGWQGIFLFLTLFSAAFALIVLLGLRETLPVDGPRQSMSYSWRSVPRILRDPLFILHALTGGLAMAAMFAYIAGLPFVLIEIYGVAEQDFGWIFGLNAAGFILFAQVNGRLLRRRSPQQLVRNNALLFMGTALALLLASWWQPEQLLPFWVVMFVFVASVAMVLPNATACAMDGYGQQAGMASALLGTLQSTFAAITSALVGWLHDGSALPLGLVVGGCGILVALAALSAAAIQRPQCSTYP is encoded by the coding sequence ATGCCGCTGAAAATCCTCCTGATTCTGGGCGGGCTCAGTGCCTTTGGACCGCTGGCGATTGATTTGTATCTGCCGGCTTTCCCGACCATGGCACGGGCTTTTGCTACCAGTACTGACCAGATTCAGCTCAGCTTGTCGGCTTACTTTATCGGCCTGGCCTGCGGGCAGATTCTTTATGGCCCGGTAGCTGACCGTTTCGGCCGGCGCAAACCATTGCTGTTTGGTATTGGCCTGTTCTGCAGTGCTTCTTTGCTGTGTGCATTTGCTCCCACCCTGGAGTGGTTGATTGCCGGGCGCTTTTTGCAGGCCCTGGGTGGCTGTGCCGGAATGGTGGTGACGCGTGCAGTGATACGTGATCTGTGTTCGCCGCTGGAAGCGGCACGGGCGTTTTCCAAGTTGATGCTGGTGATGGGTGTGGCGCCGATTCTGGCGCCTTTGCTGGGTGGTTATCTGCTGGTGTGGACCGGCTGGCAGGGCATTTTTCTGTTTTTGACCCTGTTTTCTGCTGCTTTTGCCCTGATCGTATTGCTGGGCTTGCGGGAAACCTTGCCGGTGGACGGGCCGCGGCAGAGCATGAGTTATTCCTGGCGCAGCGTGCCGCGCATTCTGCGTGACCCGTTGTTTATTCTGCATGCGCTGACGGGCGGGCTGGCGATGGCAGCCATGTTTGCCTATATCGCCGGGCTACCCTTCGTGTTGATCGAAATATACGGTGTTGCGGAGCAGGATTTCGGCTGGATTTTTGGCCTTAATGCTGCCGGCTTCATTCTGTTTGCCCAGGTCAACGGCCGCTTGTTGCGTCGGCGTTCGCCGCAGCAACTGGTCAGGAACAATGCCTTGTTGTTTATGGGGACGGCACTGGCACTGTTGTTGGCCAGTTGGTGGCAGCCAGAGCAATTGCTGCCGTTCTGGGTGGTGATGTTTGTATTTGTCGCCAGCGTTGCCATGGTGCTGCCGAATGCCACTGCTTGTGCCATGGACGGTTATGGTCAGCAGGCAGGCATGGCCTCGGCCTTGCTGGGTACCCTGCAATCCACGTTTGCCGCGATCACCTCGGCCCTGGTCGGGTGGCTGCACGATGGCAGCGCATTGCCCCTCGGGCTGGTGGTGGGTGGCTGCGGCATTCTGGTTGCGTTGGCCGCCCTGAGTGCGGCGGCTATTCAACGCCCGCAGTGTTCAACATACCCATGA
- the gtfA gene encoding sucrose phosphorylase — translation MSILQNGVQLICYPNRLGNNLQDLHQVLEQHLSDAVVGVHILPFFPSNADGGFSPLTHLQVDPAYGDWSDIRRIAERFDLCSDLTVNHISDASVEFQDYVAKGQGSEYAELFVDVDAMGDITTDDLAKIHIRKEKEPFRQVTFADGSQGRVWCTFTENQIDLNYRSEKTWALMDTWISHLCANGVKLLRLDAFGYTTKRIGTSCFLVEPEVYKVLERINDMALQHGAECLPEVHDHTSFQYAISRRDMHPYGFALPPLVLYSLLDCNSVYLKNWLRMCPRNMITVLDTHDGICIPDVEGVLPDDRIKALVENINARSADPILRRSAARINSVGAIYQLTCTFYDALMRSDDSYIAARAIQFFAPGIPQVYYVGLLAGCNDEDLMQATGELRDINRHFYSLDEVDTAIEQPVVQRLLTLMRFRNSYPAFQGRFELNYSNDSSVAMAWRHGEHYCHLLVDLNFRTAQIDYLDADDLSPQSWVC, via the coding sequence ATGAGTATTCTGCAAAACGGTGTGCAACTGATTTGCTATCCCAATCGCCTGGGCAACAACCTGCAGGACCTGCATCAGGTGCTTGAGCAGCATTTATCGGATGCCGTTGTTGGCGTGCATATACTGCCTTTCTTCCCATCCAATGCCGATGGTGGTTTTTCACCACTCACGCATCTTCAGGTGGATCCGGCCTATGGTGACTGGTCTGACATTCGCCGTATCGCCGAACGCTTCGACCTGTGTTCAGATCTGACGGTCAACCATATTTCCGATGCATCGGTCGAATTTCAGGACTATGTCGCCAAAGGTCAGGGCTCGGAATATGCCGAGCTGTTCGTTGATGTCGACGCCATGGGCGACATCACCACCGACGACCTAGCGAAGATACATATCCGCAAGGAAAAAGAACCGTTCCGCCAGGTCACCTTCGCTGACGGAAGCCAGGGCCGCGTCTGGTGTACCTTTACCGAAAACCAGATTGACCTGAACTACCGCTCGGAAAAGACCTGGGCCCTGATGGATACCTGGATCAGCCACCTGTGCGCCAATGGCGTCAAGCTGCTGCGCCTGGACGCTTTCGGCTATACCACCAAACGCATCGGTACCAGTTGCTTTCTGGTGGAGCCCGAGGTCTACAAAGTACTCGAGCGCATCAATGACATGGCACTGCAGCATGGCGCCGAGTGCCTGCCGGAAGTGCATGATCACACCAGTTTCCAATACGCAATCAGCCGCCGTGACATGCACCCCTATGGCTTTGCCCTGCCACCACTGGTGCTGTATTCATTGCTGGATTGCAACAGCGTCTATCTGAAGAACTGGTTGCGCATGTGCCCGCGCAACATGATTACCGTGCTGGATACCCACGATGGCATCTGCATTCCGGATGTTGAAGGCGTGCTGCCGGATGACCGCATCAAGGCCCTGGTGGAAAATATCAATGCGCGCAGTGCCGACCCTATTCTGCGCCGCTCGGCAGCGCGCATTAACAGCGTGGGCGCCATCTACCAATTGACCTGCACCTTCTACGACGCCCTGATGCGAAGTGATGACAGCTACATTGCTGCCCGTGCCATCCAGTTTTTTGCCCCCGGCATCCCCCAGGTCTATTACGTCGGGCTGCTGGCGGGCTGCAACGATGAAGACCTGATGCAGGCAACCGGGGAACTGCGGGATATCAACCGGCACTTTTACAGCCTCGACGAAGTCGATACCGCCATTGAACAACCCGTGGTTCAACGCCTGCTCACATTGATGCGCTTCCGCAACAGCTATCCCGCCTTTCAGGGCCGGTTCGAGCTCAATTATTCGAATGACAGCAGCGTCGCCATGGCCTGGCGGCACGGCGAACATTACTGCCATCTGCTGGTTGACCTGAACTTCCGCACAGCACAGATTGATTATCTGGATGCCGACGATCTCAGTCCGCAGTCATGGGTATGTTGA
- a CDS encoding methyl-accepting chemotaxis protein: MIVPLFRLARPSTTDNDALTRLFEHLDLSSQPQGNSAVLRRLGTFTQQLENRIAKSLRASVGIAAHAPELARIARDSEQQGEQLAQSSELIASAIEEISQTLESELMPGATQVAGLSDDVSQRLQLCQNDSRMVLDQVQVIEGTEQQLAGEIQRLGSQIEEMTQVIGMIATISQQTNLLALNAAIEAARAGEQGRGFAVVADEVRRLAGSTTAATDQVSQIIDGFREGMQRLEGAGSSMHQAIAEGREGIQRVDHSLAEAGDNMNQLDKRVASMASGTEQIGAAVRSLSQDVQGVADIAGSLTQRATQISEHSEAVRAEGDHLLDGLGGFQLDIHQQISSQVSRLAADQRLLQGVASAESCLRQAVDQDGRFELMYLVGADGIQVSENVLARDLASGNAASVRGRNWSDRSWFREVRNSQAIHISPVYRSSATDAFCFTLSAPVFADNGELRYVLGTDVRLSALLSQPTAKDRDTTNHTATGTLRPAIA; the protein is encoded by the coding sequence ATGATCGTGCCTCTATTTCGTCTAGCCCGCCCCTCCACAACCGATAATGACGCTCTGACTCGCTTGTTTGAGCATCTTGATCTGAGCAGCCAACCGCAGGGCAACTCAGCAGTCCTGCGTCGCCTGGGTACATTTACCCAACAACTGGAAAACCGAATCGCCAAAAGCTTGCGCGCTTCAGTCGGTATTGCCGCACATGCACCGGAACTGGCCCGCATAGCCCGCGACAGCGAGCAACAAGGCGAGCAGCTGGCCCAATCCTCTGAATTGATCGCCAGCGCTATTGAAGAAATCAGTCAGACACTGGAATCCGAGCTGATGCCTGGAGCCACACAGGTTGCCGGCTTGTCGGATGATGTCAGCCAGCGCCTGCAACTGTGCCAGAACGACAGCCGAATGGTGCTTGACCAGGTGCAAGTCATCGAAGGGACCGAGCAACAACTGGCTGGGGAAATTCAGCGCCTGGGTAGTCAGATCGAGGAAATGACTCAGGTCATCGGCATGATTGCAACCATTTCACAGCAAACCAATCTGCTGGCTCTGAATGCCGCCATAGAAGCCGCCCGGGCTGGCGAGCAGGGGCGCGGCTTTGCCGTAGTCGCCGATGAAGTGCGCCGTCTGGCCGGCTCAACCACCGCAGCGACGGATCAGGTCAGCCAGATCATCGATGGTTTTCGCGAGGGCATGCAGCGGCTTGAAGGTGCAGGCTCCAGCATGCACCAGGCGATTGCCGAAGGTCGCGAGGGCATTCAGCGCGTCGACCACAGCTTGGCCGAAGCTGGCGACAACATGAATCAACTGGATAAGCGTGTGGCCAGCATGGCCAGTGGTACCGAACAGATCGGTGCTGCCGTACGGTCCCTGAGCCAGGACGTCCAGGGGGTCGCGGATATCGCCGGCAGCCTCACCCAACGGGCAACCCAGATCAGCGAGCACAGTGAAGCCGTCCGCGCCGAAGGTGATCACCTACTGGACGGCCTGGGGGGCTTCCAGCTCGACATTCATCAGCAAATCAGCAGTCAGGTCAGCCGACTCGCTGCCGATCAACGCCTGTTGCAAGGCGTCGCCAGCGCCGAATCCTGCCTGCGCCAGGCCGTCGATCAGGATGGCCGCTTCGAATTGATGTATCTGGTCGGCGCCGATGGCATTCAGGTCAGCGAAAATGTTCTGGCGCGCGACCTCGCGAGCGGCAACGCGGCCAGCGTGCGCGGTCGCAACTGGTCAGACCGCTCGTGGTTCCGTGAGGTGCGCAATAGTCAGGCAATTCACATCAGCCCGGTGTACCGCTCCTCGGCAACCGACGCGTTCTGCTTTACCCTGTCTGCACCGGTATTTGCCGACAACGGCGAGTTGCGCTATGTACTGGGTACCGACGTGCGTCTGTCGGCCTTGCTCAGCCAACCAACGGCCAAGGACCGGGACACAACCAACCATACTGCTACTGGCACACTGCGCCCAGCCATTGCCTGA
- a CDS encoding DEAD/DEAH box helicase — translation MFTQFDLDPRLLKALDALLLQTPTDVQLAALPPALKGRDLYLLARTGTGKTLAYLLPMLQRLQDDSSKPLSPRALILVPTRELARQVLAEIAKLARFTYLRADIVTGGEGFKEQAARLRKNPDIVVATTGRALEQMQAGNLELDAVQMLVLDEADRMLDMGFSEDVATLSAQCPTERQTLLLSATSGHAGMKTMASRVLHEPEWLELDQVRGGATQVRQQVIPTDDNAHKETLLKWLLKEEGEGKSIVFTNTRAMADRLNGVLRAADLRVYVLHGEKSQEDRKLAVERFKQGGGGVLVATDVAARGLDIDQLDRVINFDMPRSGDDYLHRIGRTGRAEHEGLAVSLVAPHEWNLMSSIERYLRWQFERRIIKPLAGSFKGPKKVKASGKPASSKKRKSADKGSKTAKAAKKPAAKRKPSNKVPKGQVVASGDGLAPPRKRQ, via the coding sequence TTGTTTACACAATTTGATCTTGACCCACGCCTGCTCAAGGCGCTGGATGCTTTGTTGTTGCAGACCCCGACCGATGTTCAGCTGGCAGCACTGCCACCTGCTCTGAAAGGGCGTGATCTCTATTTGCTGGCCAGAACAGGCACGGGCAAAACGCTGGCTTATCTGTTGCCGATGTTGCAGCGTTTGCAGGACGACAGCAGCAAGCCCCTGTCACCAAGAGCATTGATTCTGGTGCCGACCCGTGAGTTGGCTCGTCAGGTGCTGGCCGAGATCGCAAAACTGGCTCGCTTTACCTATTTGCGTGCGGACATTGTCACCGGGGGCGAGGGCTTCAAGGAGCAGGCGGCGCGCCTGCGGAAAAATCCGGATATTGTCGTGGCTACCACCGGCCGGGCGCTGGAGCAGATGCAGGCGGGCAACCTGGAACTGGATGCCGTGCAGATGCTGGTGCTGGATGAAGCCGATCGTATGCTGGATATGGGCTTCAGTGAAGATGTGGCGACCTTGTCAGCGCAATGTCCGACGGAGCGTCAGACCTTGTTGTTGTCGGCCACCAGTGGCCACGCCGGAATGAAAACCATGGCGTCGCGAGTGCTGCATGAACCGGAATGGCTGGAACTGGATCAGGTGCGTGGCGGCGCGACTCAGGTTCGTCAGCAGGTGATTCCCACGGATGACAACGCACACAAGGAAACGCTGCTCAAGTGGTTGCTGAAGGAGGAGGGTGAAGGCAAGTCCATTGTCTTTACCAATACCAGGGCCATGGCTGACCGCCTGAATGGCGTGCTGCGAGCGGCAGATTTGCGCGTTTATGTACTGCATGGCGAGAAATCGCAGGAGGATCGCAAGCTGGCTGTCGAGCGCTTCAAGCAAGGCGGTGGTGGTGTTCTGGTTGCTACTGATGTCGCTGCACGCGGGCTGGATATTGACCAGCTGGATCGGGTGATCAATTTTGATATGCCGCGTAGTGGTGATGACTACCTGCATCGCATTGGGCGAACTGGCCGCGCCGAGCATGAAGGGCTGGCGGTTTCCCTGGTTGCACCGCACGAATGGAACCTGATGTCGAGTATCGAGCGTTATTTGCGCTGGCAGTTCGAGCGGCGAATTATCAAACCGCTGGCTGGGAGCTTCAAGGGACCGAAGAAGGTCAAGGCGTCCGGCAAGCCGGCAAGCAGCAAAAAGCGCAAGTCAGCAGACAAGGGAAGTAAAACGGCCAAGGCGGCAAAAAAACCGGCGGCCAAACGCAAACCGTCCAACAAGGTGCCCAAAGGGCAGGTCGTTGCCAGCGGAGATGGCTTGGCACCACCCCGCAAGCGACAGTAG
- a CDS encoding QsdR family transcriptional regulator gives MSNNPTPLAMALSQRKSEERATPLSAFRMARRWWLEGRRLNLSLLAEELGIGRATLMRWVGNKDLLMGEILWSLYKGIYDQALERANETPGLEGIDYLAQIYNDINVALIESRPLHDFMHNEPQWSLQLLTSQVAGLQQRLMGTWKDLFEKEIAANNINPEMDAESLAFYIIKIGEGAIYCDLICGRQPDPGPANTAFRLLVNGHTR, from the coding sequence ATGAGCAATAACCCTACCCCACTGGCCATGGCCTTGTCGCAGCGCAAGTCCGAAGAGCGTGCCACGCCCTTGAGTGCCTTTCGTATGGCTCGCCGCTGGTGGCTTGAAGGCAGACGCCTGAATCTGTCCCTGCTGGCCGAAGAGCTGGGCATTGGCCGTGCCACCCTGATGCGCTGGGTTGGCAACAAGGATTTGCTGATGGGAGAGATTCTCTGGTCATTGTACAAGGGGATCTACGACCAGGCACTGGAACGTGCCAATGAGACGCCCGGCCTGGAAGGGATTGATTATCTCGCGCAAATCTACAATGACATCAACGTCGCGCTGATTGAGTCCAGACCATTGCATGACTTCATGCACAACGAACCCCAGTGGAGCCTGCAGCTGCTGACATCCCAGGTAGCCGGCCTGCAGCAGCGCCTGATGGGCACCTGGAAAGACCTGTTCGAGAAAGAAATCGCCGCCAACAATATCAACCCGGAAATGGATGCCGAAAGCCTGGCGTTCTATATCATCAAGATTGGTGAGGGCGCGATCTATTGTGACCTGATCTGTGGCCGCCAACCAGATCCAGGCCCGGCGAATACCGCGTTTCGCCTGCTGGTCAACGGCCATACGCGCTGA
- a CDS encoding SDR family oxidoreductase, with amino-acid sequence MHKVAIVTGAGSGIGRACSLALLRAGYAVSLAGRSPDKLQATRDAAGKDAERALCIETDVRNPDSVAALFSATLERWGRLDLLFNNAGTGTPPLPLEDLTPEQWQATLDTNVTGAFLCTQHAFRIMREQSPMGGRIINNGSISAHVPRPNSAPYTASKHAITGLTRASSLDGRRYNIACGQIDIGNAATDMVAPMQRGIPQASGEIMIEPTMDVEHVAQSVLHMAQLPLESNIQFMTIMATKMPYIGRG; translated from the coding sequence ATGCACAAAGTAGCCATTGTTACCGGCGCGGGTAGCGGGATAGGTCGCGCATGCAGTCTCGCTCTGCTGCGTGCAGGGTATGCAGTCAGCCTTGCCGGACGCAGTCCTGACAAGCTTCAGGCCACGCGTGATGCCGCAGGCAAGGATGCTGAACGAGCGCTGTGCATCGAGACCGACGTGCGCAACCCGGATTCGGTAGCGGCCTTGTTTTCCGCTACGCTTGAACGCTGGGGTCGGTTGGACCTGCTGTTCAATAACGCTGGAACCGGCACACCTCCACTGCCACTCGAAGACCTTACTCCCGAACAGTGGCAAGCCACTCTGGACACCAATGTCACCGGTGCTTTTCTCTGCACCCAGCACGCCTTCAGAATCATGCGCGAGCAATCACCCATGGGTGGACGCATCATCAACAATGGTTCGATTTCGGCGCATGTTCCGCGCCCGAACTCGGCGCCCTACACTGCCAGCAAACACGCAATAACGGGGCTGACCCGAGCCAGCTCGCTGGATGGGCGACGCTACAACATTGCCTGTGGCCAGATCGACATTGGCAATGCTGCTACCGACATGGTCGCCCCCATGCAGCGTGGCATTCCCCAGGCCAGCGGCGAGATCATGATCGAGCCAACCATGGATGTTGAGCATGTTGCTCAATCTGTATTGCACATGGCGCAATTGCCGCTGGAAAGCAACATCCAGTTCATGACTATCATGGCGACAAAAATGCCCTATATTGGCCGCGGGTGA
- a CDS encoding poly(ethylene terephthalate) hydrolase family protein, translating to MNTAFKLTSIAAGLVLSANAMASNPTPPPPPPGGGVDSGFPAVSSFDRSGPFATTSESAGRSCTVYRPRTLGNDNLRHPIILWGNGTGASPRTYRGLLDHWASHGFVVAAANTSNPGSGEEMIDCLDYLVQQNGRSTGTYSGNLDLNKVGVSGHSQGGGGTIMAGRDSRVTVTAPFQPYVLGLGHRSSSQRNQNGPMFLMTGSSDTLAGPTLNGSPVFRNANVPVFWGNLRGASHFEPVGDGGDYRGPSTAWYRFHLMGDLNAEGTFYGRNCELCNDRSWEVRTKGIN from the coding sequence ATGAATACAGCTTTCAAACTGACGTCCATCGCCGCCGGCCTGGTGCTTTCTGCCAATGCCATGGCCAGCAACCCCACCCCACCACCACCACCGCCCGGCGGCGGAGTGGATTCCGGATTCCCCGCTGTCTCCAGCTTTGACCGCTCAGGCCCCTTCGCCACCACCAGTGAAAGTGCCGGTCGTAGCTGTACCGTCTACCGCCCCCGCACGCTGGGCAATGACAACCTGCGTCACCCGATCATTCTCTGGGGCAACGGTACTGGTGCCTCACCCAGAACGTACCGCGGCTTGTTGGACCACTGGGCCAGCCACGGCTTTGTAGTTGCCGCAGCCAACACGTCCAACCCGGGGTCGGGTGAAGAAATGATTGATTGCCTGGATTACCTGGTGCAGCAGAATGGTCGCAGCACCGGCACCTATTCCGGCAACCTGGATCTCAACAAGGTGGGTGTCTCCGGCCACTCGCAAGGCGGTGGTGGTACCATCATGGCCGGCCGTGACAGCCGGGTTACCGTGACAGCCCCCTTCCAGCCCTATGTACTGGGTCTTGGACATCGCTCCTCGTCGCAGCGCAACCAGAATGGACCCATGTTCCTGATGACCGGCAGCTCCGACACGCTGGCGGGTCCGACTCTGAATGGCAGCCCGGTATTCCGCAACGCCAACGTACCGGTTTTCTGGGGCAACCTGCGTGGTGCCAGTCACTTTGAACCCGTGGGGGATGGTGGCGACTATCGCGGCCCGTCAACTGCCTGGTATCGCTTCCACCTGATGGGTGATCTGAATGCCGAAGGTACCTTTTATGGCCGCAACTGCGAATTGTGCAACGATCGCAGCTGGGAAGTTCGTACCAAAGGCATCAACTGA
- a CDS encoding poly(ethylene terephthalate) hydrolase family protein, protein MNAAFKLTALAVGLMLSANALASNPTPPPPPPPTGGGDSGFPAVSSFDRSGPFSTTSGREGPDCTIYRPRTLGENNRRHPIIIWGNGTGASPSGYGSLLDHWASHGFVVAAANTSDAGSGQEMLACLDYLVQQNGRSTGTYADKLNVNRVGSSGHSQGGGGSIMAGQDSRITVTAPFQPYVLGLGHDSSSQRNQNGPMFLMTGSSDTLAGPRLNGRPVFRNANVPVFWGNLQGAGHFEPASNGGDYRGPSTAWYRFHLMNDGNAESLFYGSNCGLCNDRDWEVQRKGIN, encoded by the coding sequence ATGAATGCTGCTTTCAAACTGACTGCCCTGGCCGTCGGCCTGATGCTCTCGGCCAATGCCCTGGCCAGCAACCCCACCCCACCACCACCGCCGCCTCCCACTGGTGGTGGAGACTCTGGTTTCCCCGCTGTATCCAGTTTTGACCGTTCCGGGCCTTTTAGCACCACGAGTGGCCGTGAAGGTCCCGACTGCACCATTTATCGTCCACGTACCCTGGGCGAAAACAACCGCCGTCATCCGATCATTATCTGGGGTAACGGTACAGGCGCCTCTCCCAGCGGTTATGGCAGCTTGCTTGATCACTGGGCCAGCCATGGCTTTGTCGTCGCTGCCGCCAATACATCAGACGCCGGCTCCGGCCAGGAAATGCTTGCCTGCCTCGACTACCTGGTCCAGCAGAATGGGCGCAGCACAGGTACTTACGCAGACAAACTGAATGTTAACCGTGTCGGCTCTTCTGGCCACTCGCAAGGTGGTGGCGGCTCAATCATGGCGGGGCAGGACAGTCGCATCACCGTCACAGCCCCCTTCCAGCCCTATGTGCTGGGTCTCGGCCATGACAGCTCTTCGCAGCGTAACCAGAATGGACCCATGTTCCTGATGACGGGCAGCTCCGATACCCTGGCCGGGCCACGCCTGAACGGCCGGCCGGTATTCCGCAATGCCAACGTCCCTGTGTTCTGGGGTAATTTGCAGGGGGCCGGGCACTTTGAACCGGCCAGCAATGGTGGCGATTATCGTGGTCCGTCCACTGCCTGGTATCGCTTCCACCTGATGAATGACGGTAACGCTGAAAGCCTGTTCTATGGCAGTAACTGCGGCTTGTGCAACGACCGTGACTGGGAAGTGCAGCGCAAAGGCATCAACTGA
- the htpX gene encoding protease HtpX: protein MMRIFLFLATNLAIILVASVTLSLLGLGGIHDGQGGMNLPALLVFCAIIGFAGSFISLFMSKWLAKRGTGTRIIEKPQNRQEQWLMDTVAELAREAGIGMPEVGIFPSRASNAFATGWNRNNSLVAVSDGMLQRFSPQEVRAVMAHEIGHVANGDMVTLTLIQGVVNTFVMFFARIIGNFVDRAVFKNDSGRPGLGYFIATIFAEIILGILAMIIVMWFSRQREFRADAAAAQLTGAGGMIAALERLRAEQGIPVEMPGELKAFGINANMKNGLAGLLMSHPPLEQRIEALRRGSFR from the coding sequence ATGATGCGCATCTTTCTGTTCCTGGCGACCAACCTGGCCATTATCCTGGTCGCCAGTGTTACCTTGAGCCTGCTCGGCCTGGGCGGCATTCACGATGGGCAAGGCGGCATGAACCTGCCTGCCCTGTTGGTGTTCTGCGCCATAATCGGCTTTGCTGGCTCTTTTATCTCACTGTTCATGTCGAAATGGCTGGCCAAGCGCGGCACCGGCACCCGGATTATTGAAAAGCCGCAAAACCGGCAAGAGCAGTGGTTAATGGACACCGTCGCCGAGCTGGCCCGCGAAGCCGGTATCGGTATGCCTGAAGTGGGTATCTTTCCTTCCCGGGCATCCAATGCCTTTGCAACGGGCTGGAACCGCAATAATTCGCTGGTCGCGGTATCCGACGGCATGCTGCAACGCTTCAGCCCGCAGGAAGTGCGTGCGGTCATGGCGCATGAAATCGGCCACGTTGCCAATGGCGATATGGTCACCCTGACGCTGATCCAGGGCGTGGTGAACACTTTTGTCATGTTTTTTGCCCGCATCATCGGCAACTTCGTCGATCGGGCAGTTTTCAAGAATGACAGCGGTCGTCCGGGTCTCGGTTACTTTATCGCAACCATTTTTGCCGAGATTATCCTGGGCATTCTGGCCATGATCATCGTCATGTGGTTCTCCCGTCAGCGCGAATTCCGCGCCGATGCCGCGGCGGCTCAACTCACCGGGGCCGGCGGCATGATCGCTGCGCTTGAGCGCCTGCGCGCAGAACAGGGTATTCCGGTAGAAATGCCTGGCGAACTGAAAGCCTTCGGTATCAATGCCAATATGAAAAATGGCCTGGCTGGCCTCCTGATGAGTCACCCACCGCTGGAACAGCGGATTGAAGCCCTGCGCCGCGGTAGCTTCCGCTGA